The proteins below are encoded in one region of Micromonospora yangpuensis:
- a CDS encoding YceD family protein, translated as MPKHSPSPLNPRSPLVLDARELPRRPGALRTVKRVVPAPADLGVEMVGVPEGADLDLDLRLESVSEGVLVSGTVSGPVRGECGRCLREIHDSVAVTVQELYAYENSTTDATTEDDEVGRMQGDLIDLEPAVRDAVVLTLPTNPLCRQDCPGLCPECGVHWDELPADHSHQQVDPRWAGLSQLTRTEE; from the coding sequence ATGCCCAAACACTCGCCATCGCCACTCAACCCCAGGTCGCCGCTGGTCCTCGACGCGAGGGAACTGCCGCGCCGACCTGGCGCGTTGCGTACGGTCAAGCGGGTCGTGCCGGCACCGGCGGACCTCGGCGTGGAGATGGTCGGCGTGCCGGAGGGCGCGGACCTCGACCTCGATCTGAGGTTGGAGTCGGTGTCCGAGGGGGTGCTCGTCTCCGGGACCGTCAGCGGTCCCGTCCGGGGCGAGTGCGGTCGCTGCCTGCGCGAGATCCACGACTCGGTGGCCGTGACGGTCCAGGAGCTGTACGCGTACGAGAACAGCACCACGGACGCCACGACCGAAGACGACGAGGTGGGTCGGATGCAGGGAGACCTGATCGACCTGGAGCCGGCGGTGCGGGACGCGGTGGTGCTCACCCTGCCGACCAATCCGCTCTGCCGCCAGGACTGCCCAGGGCTGTGCCCCGAGTGTGGGGTGCACTGGGACGAACTGCCGGCCGACCACAGCCACCAGCAGGTCGACCCGCGTTGGGCGGGCCTGTCGCAACTGACCCGTACAGAGGAGTAA
- the rpmF gene encoding 50S ribosomal protein L32, with the protein MAVPKRKMSRSNTRSRRANWKAAAVATVACPQCKSAKLPHAACSVCGTYNGRQVLEV; encoded by the coding sequence GTGGCCGTCCCCAAGCGCAAGATGTCGCGCAGCAACACCCGGTCCCGCCGGGCGAACTGGAAGGCCGCGGCGGTCGCGACCGTGGCCTGCCCGCAGTGCAAGTCGGCCAAGCTGCCGCACGCTGCCTGCTCCGTCTGCGGCACGTACAACGGCCGCCAGGTTCTCGAGGTCTGA
- a CDS encoding phosphate acyltransferase PlsX — protein sequence MEPGTARIAVDLLGGDDAPAVVVDGALRAVRADPDLHLLLVGPAETAAEVVDALDLAQRARIAVRPVRDVVAMSEQYPTRAARSHSTVRAAVAAVRTGAADALVSAGSTGATVTAAVLGLGRWPGVRQPALVATLPAIDGPVVLLDVGGSLEAHPATLSRHAVLGAAYAAVAHAVAAPRVGLLSVGTEAGKGDRARRAADPLLAVGPLPCDGRYIGLVEGYDVALGARADVVVTDGFTGNVLLKAIEGAYAMAGGAPASGGAPRAAALLGVSGTVVVCHGSARADDIASGITLAARLWRRAATATVAALIAGEPVDRTDRTTDTEVTA from the coding sequence GTGGAGCCGGGCACCGCGCGGATCGCCGTTGACCTCCTCGGCGGGGACGACGCTCCCGCCGTCGTGGTTGACGGCGCTCTGCGGGCCGTCCGTGCCGACCCCGACCTGCACCTGCTTCTCGTCGGCCCGGCGGAGACCGCCGCCGAGGTGGTCGACGCTCTCGACCTTGCCCAACGGGCCCGGATCGCCGTTCGGCCGGTGCGCGACGTCGTCGCCATGTCCGAGCAGTACCCCACCCGGGCCGCCCGCAGCCACAGCACCGTCCGGGCGGCGGTCGCCGCCGTCCGGACCGGCGCGGCCGACGCCCTGGTCTCCGCCGGTTCCACCGGCGCGACGGTGACCGCCGCCGTGCTCGGCCTCGGCCGTTGGCCCGGGGTACGCCAACCGGCGCTGGTCGCCACCCTGCCGGCGATCGACGGACCGGTCGTCCTGCTCGACGTCGGCGGCTCCCTGGAGGCGCACCCGGCCACCCTCTCCCGGCACGCCGTGCTCGGTGCTGCCTACGCCGCGGTGGCGCACGCCGTCGCCGCGCCCCGGGTCGGCCTGCTCTCGGTGGGTACCGAGGCCGGCAAGGGCGACCGGGCCCGCCGGGCCGCCGATCCGTTGCTCGCCGTCGGGCCGCTGCCCTGCGACGGCCGTTACATCGGCCTGGTCGAGGGGTACGACGTGGCCCTCGGTGCCCGTGCCGACGTCGTCGTCACCGACGGTTTCACCGGTAACGTGCTGCTCAAGGCGATCGAGGGCGCGTACGCGATGGCCGGTGGCGCGCCGGCCAGTGGAGGCGCCCCCCGGGCGGCCGCCCTGCTCGGCGTCTCCGGCACCGTGGTGGTCTGCCACGGCTCCGCGCGGGCCGACGACATCGCCTCCGGCATCACCCTCGCCGCCCGGTTGTGGCGTCGGGCCGCCACCGCCACGGTCGCCGCGCTGATCGCCGGCGAGCCAGTCGACCGAACCGACCGCACCACCGACACCGAGGTAACCGCATAA
- the mutM gene encoding bifunctional DNA-formamidopyrimidine glycosylase/DNA-(apurinic or apyrimidinic site) lyase: MPELPEVETVRQGLARWVVGRRISTVEVRHPRAVRRHLPGDRHFADVLAGRTVLDVRRRGKYLWLPLDSTDAIVGHLGMSGQLLLQPRGAADELHLRVRFGFADDGPELRFVDQRTFGGLAVSAGGAQLPAEIAHIARDPLDPDFSATDFVAALRRRRTEVKRALLDQTLVSGVGNIYADEALWRAKLHGSRPTDVLTRPAGTRLLDQVRDVLTEAIRAGGTSFDALYVNVNGESGYFDRSLNVYGREGQPCPRCAAPIRREAFMNRSSYSCPRCQPRPRR, from the coding sequence GTGCCTGAGCTACCCGAGGTCGAGACGGTCCGGCAGGGACTGGCCCGCTGGGTCGTCGGCCGCCGGATCTCCACGGTCGAGGTACGCCACCCCCGTGCCGTCCGCCGCCACCTGCCCGGTGACCGGCACTTCGCGGACGTGCTGGCCGGTCGGACGGTGCTGGACGTACGGCGTCGGGGCAAGTACCTCTGGCTGCCCCTGGACAGCACCGACGCGATCGTCGGGCATCTCGGCATGTCCGGTCAGCTGCTGCTGCAACCCCGGGGCGCCGCCGACGAGCTGCACCTGCGGGTCCGGTTCGGCTTCGCCGACGACGGTCCCGAGCTGCGTTTCGTCGACCAACGGACGTTCGGCGGGCTGGCCGTCTCGGCCGGTGGGGCGCAGCTGCCGGCGGAGATCGCGCACATCGCCCGGGACCCGCTGGACCCGGACTTCTCCGCCACCGACTTCGTCGCGGCGCTGCGCCGACGGCGGACCGAGGTGAAGCGGGCACTGCTCGACCAGACCCTGGTCTCCGGCGTGGGCAACATCTACGCCGACGAGGCGCTCTGGCGGGCGAAGCTGCACGGCAGCCGACCGACGGACGTGCTGACCCGCCCGGCCGGGACACGGCTGCTCGACCAGGTCCGGGACGTGCTCACCGAGGCCATCAGGGCCGGCGGCACCAGCTTCGACGCCCTCTACGTCAACGTCAACGGCGAGAGCGGGTACTTCGACCGGTCGCTGAACGTCTACGGCCGCGAGGGTCAGCCCTGTCCACGCTGCGCGGCGCCGATCCGTCGGGAGGCGTTCATGAACCGCTCCTCGTACAGCTGCCCTCGCTGCCAGCCCCGGCCACGTCGCTGA